The following coding sequences lie in one Micromonospora sp. R77 genomic window:
- a CDS encoding MOSC domain-containing protein, with product MSTIVSVNLAVPQPNPAKGVGVTGIDKRPVDHPVPVRAPGPKTTGLHSGLVGDQIFDIEHHGGDDQAVYAYAREDYDWWQARLGRPLANGLFGENLTTEGVDVNGAVIGERWHIGPRLVLQPTFGRIPCVTFGHRMGEPHWVRTFTRADRPGAYLRVLEPGEVRAGDPVTVADRPAHGVTIARAFRAYLTEPELLPELIGIDGLPDDLRETLAERLPRQR from the coding sequence GTGTCCACGATCGTCTCGGTCAACCTGGCGGTGCCGCAGCCCAACCCGGCCAAGGGCGTCGGTGTCACCGGCATCGACAAACGGCCGGTCGACCACCCGGTGCCCGTGCGGGCGCCAGGACCGAAGACGACGGGGCTGCACAGCGGCCTGGTCGGCGACCAGATCTTCGACATCGAACACCACGGCGGCGACGACCAGGCGGTCTACGCGTACGCGCGGGAGGACTACGACTGGTGGCAGGCGCGGCTGGGCCGCCCGCTGGCCAACGGGCTCTTCGGCGAGAACCTGACCACCGAGGGCGTGGACGTCAACGGCGCGGTCATCGGCGAGCGGTGGCACATCGGTCCGCGGTTGGTGCTCCAGCCGACGTTCGGCCGCATCCCGTGCGTCACGTTCGGGCACCGGATGGGCGAGCCGCACTGGGTCAGGACCTTCACCCGTGCCGATCGCCCCGGGGCCTACCTGCGGGTGCTGGAGCCGGGCGAGGTGCGCGCCGGTGACCCGGTGACCGTGGCGGACCGCCCGGCGCACGGGGTGACGATCGCGCGCGCGTTCCGGGCGTACCTGACCGAGCCGGAGCTGCTGCCCGAGCTGATCGGGATCGACGGGCTGCCCGACGACCTGCGCGAGACGCTGGCGGAACGGCTCCCCCGCCAGCGCTAG
- a CDS encoding DinB family protein gives MPSLPPTFADQVIAQPPRAQFESFLDEHRDALNGCLDGLTEEQARRSLVASRTTLLGLVKHVTFVEKVWFDQAVTGRSRAEIGIPAASEDSFLLTDDDTIATVRLAHREACAAARRTTSALELDDILPGHPRGPLPLRWVYLHVLRELAQHCGHADILREQLLDERPVGPASVGVPQLGELPADTGQAFGAP, from the coding sequence ATGCCGTCCCTCCCACCGACCTTCGCCGACCAGGTCATCGCCCAGCCGCCCCGGGCCCAGTTCGAGTCGTTCCTCGACGAGCACCGCGACGCGCTCAACGGTTGCCTGGACGGGCTGACCGAGGAACAGGCGCGCCGGTCGTTGGTGGCCTCCCGGACGACGCTGCTGGGCCTGGTGAAGCACGTGACCTTTGTGGAGAAGGTCTGGTTCGACCAGGCCGTCACGGGCCGGTCGCGCGCGGAGATCGGCATCCCGGCGGCGTCCGAGGACTCGTTCCTCCTCACCGACGACGACACGATCGCCACCGTGCGGCTCGCGCACCGCGAAGCCTGCGCGGCGGCACGCCGTACGACGTCGGCCTTGGAGCTGGACGACATCCTTCCCGGACATCCGCGGGGTCCGCTTCCGCTGCGGTGGGTCTATCTCCACGTGCTGCGCGAGCTCGCCCAGCACTGCGGGCACGCCGACATCCTCCGTGAGCAACTCCTCGACGAACGGCCCGTGGGCCCGGCTTCGGTAGGGGTTCCGCAGCTCGGAGAGTTGCCTGCGGACACCGGTCAGGCCTTCGGCGCACCGTAA
- a CDS encoding RICIN domain-containing protein: MWTLRPSGVEGEVLIVSESNGLALSAAPHPEMREPDGSPSQRWRLSGTPDGIGYTVQSMGNHLFLTLNEDADTGWQPWFEARHGRIPQQWLFALPYGAPKA; this comes from the coding sequence TTGTGGACGCTGAGGCCCAGCGGCGTCGAGGGGGAGGTCCTCATCGTCTCGGAGTCGAACGGTTTGGCGCTGAGCGCCGCACCGCATCCCGAGATGCGCGAGCCCGACGGTTCTCCTTCGCAGCGGTGGCGACTGAGCGGCACGCCCGACGGCATCGGATACACCGTTCAGTCGATGGGCAATCACCTGTTCCTCACCTTGAACGAGGATGCCGACACCGGGTGGCAGCCCTGGTTCGAGGCTCGCCACGGTCGCATCCCGCAACAATGGCTCTTCGCGCTCCCTTACGGTGCGCCGAAGGCCTGA
- a CDS encoding TetR/AcrR family transcriptional regulator, whose amino-acid sequence MAAGQRRRGAELEDAILRAAAEELTASGYAGMTMDKVARRAGTNKNAIYRRWPQRAALGIAAYKHLADTRTPTPDTGSLRGDALELLRRANATWSSPFGAILRDLLAAAADEPALLELLREQAGGRAMNAAWFTLLSRAVARGEAPPEAVQPRVAALPLMLLRGEYALRGIPSVPDEVLVEIVDEIFLPLVRGRGLTH is encoded by the coding sequence GTGGCGGCCGGACAGCGACGACGAGGTGCGGAGCTGGAGGACGCGATCCTGCGGGCCGCCGCCGAGGAGCTGACCGCCTCCGGTTACGCCGGCATGACGATGGACAAGGTCGCCCGGCGCGCCGGCACCAACAAGAACGCCATCTACCGGCGCTGGCCGCAGCGCGCCGCGCTCGGCATCGCCGCCTACAAGCACCTGGCCGACACCCGCACCCCGACGCCGGACACCGGCAGCCTCCGGGGCGACGCGTTGGAGCTGCTGCGGCGGGCCAACGCGACCTGGTCCTCACCCTTCGGGGCGATCCTGCGGGACCTCCTGGCGGCGGCCGCCGACGAGCCGGCGCTGCTGGAGCTGTTGCGCGAGCAGGCCGGCGGCCGGGCGATGAACGCCGCCTGGTTCACCCTGCTCAGCCGGGCGGTGGCCCGTGGCGAGGCGCCCCCGGAGGCGGTGCAGCCGCGGGTGGCGGCGCTGCCACTGATGCTCCTGCGCGGGGAGTACGCCCTGCGGGGGATTCCGTCCGTGCCCGACGAGGTGCTGGTCGAGATCGTCGACGAGATCTTCCTGCCGCTGGTGCGCGGCCGAGGCCTGACCCACTGA
- a CDS encoding helix-turn-helix domain-containing protein yields the protein MATKADTIGARIRYWRMRRGGMSQAVLAGLAGVSQPYISQVESGHKTIDRRSTLVAVAAALQVTVADLLGQGTEPGDPARERAAESVPAIWSALIEIEDGERRSSSRGRNELTADVARSDELRNLCNYPAMARMLPHLLLDAAAIGGTVLARVAYQASTCLRNLGYRHLALNAARIAVTAAEEAEEPAWLAASRFAYAQSLPIESAPLAARAADRSLAALQPAAADERVRQMLGQLHLSAALTSTVSGRADVARDHLTEAAREAATLGDPPDGAGFNGCGFGPTNVGLWEMSIAAESGEPGRVIELSRTVRPQILVASIRQMSYWVDLGRALADSGRRDTEALAAFVRAEQAAPVPFALNPLVQDAVVAMAQRAKQRAVPRDLRLLAGRLGINLAS from the coding sequence ATGGCTACCAAGGCAGACACGATCGGTGCCCGGATCCGCTACTGGAGGATGCGCCGTGGCGGAATGAGCCAGGCCGTTCTCGCCGGGCTGGCGGGGGTCAGCCAGCCGTACATCTCGCAGGTCGAGTCCGGCCACAAGACCATCGACCGACGCTCCACCCTGGTCGCCGTCGCCGCCGCGTTGCAGGTCACGGTCGCTGATCTGCTCGGGCAGGGCACCGAGCCCGGCGATCCGGCTCGGGAGCGTGCCGCCGAGAGCGTACCGGCCATCTGGTCCGCTCTCATCGAGATCGAGGATGGTGAGCGCCGGTCATCGAGCCGGGGAAGGAATGAGCTGACCGCCGACGTGGCACGCAGCGACGAGCTTCGCAACCTTTGCAACTATCCGGCGATGGCCCGGATGCTTCCCCATCTGCTGCTGGACGCCGCGGCGATCGGCGGCACCGTACTGGCTCGGGTGGCGTACCAGGCGTCGACCTGCCTGCGCAATCTCGGGTACCGGCACCTGGCACTCAACGCCGCTCGGATCGCGGTGACCGCCGCCGAGGAGGCCGAGGAGCCGGCGTGGCTCGCCGCATCCCGCTTTGCCTACGCGCAGAGTCTGCCGATCGAGTCCGCTCCGCTGGCCGCCCGGGCTGCCGACCGCTCGCTGGCTGCGCTTCAGCCTGCGGCCGCCGACGAGAGGGTCCGGCAGATGCTCGGGCAGCTGCACCTGTCGGCCGCGCTGACCTCCACAGTGAGCGGGCGAGCTGATGTCGCTCGTGATCATCTCACCGAGGCGGCTCGTGAGGCGGCGACCCTCGGTGATCCGCCGGACGGCGCCGGCTTCAACGGCTGCGGCTTCGGGCCGACCAACGTGGGACTGTGGGAGATGTCCATCGCGGCGGAATCGGGGGAGCCCGGCCGGGTGATCGAGCTGTCCCGAACGGTGCGGCCCCAGATCCTCGTGGCATCGATCCGCCAGATGTCCTACTGGGTCGACCTCGGTCGTGCGCTGGCCGACTCCGGCCGGCGGGACACCGAGGCGCTGGCAGCGTTCGTACGGGCGGAGCAGGCCGCGCCCGTGCCGTTCGCGCTGAATCCGCTGGTGCAGGATGCGGTCGTGGCGATGGCGCAGCGGGCGAAGCAGCGGGCCGTGCCGCGCGATCTGCGACTGCTGGCCGGCCGACTGGGCATCAACCTGGCGTCATAA
- a CDS encoding DUF6193 family natural product biosynthesis protein — protein sequence MEPAAAADRAWRELLDDKQQWWSEHPVFKAAYENPTLRTLFPFATHGTLRFFRTPWAWPDKPVHDLPLIACGGPPYQVISAGYERLIGLAGSAEEAVELVVANLPPSTGPGPVH from the coding sequence ATGGAGCCGGCAGCAGCGGCCGACAGAGCTTGGCGCGAACTGTTGGATGACAAGCAGCAGTGGTGGTCGGAGCATCCGGTCTTCAAGGCCGCCTACGAGAACCCCACGTTGCGCACGCTCTTCCCCTTCGCCACGCACGGAACGCTGAGGTTCTTCAGAACCCCGTGGGCCTGGCCCGACAAACCCGTTCACGACCTGCCGCTCATCGCCTGCGGCGGCCCGCCCTACCAGGTCATCTCCGCCGGTTACGAACGGCTCATCGGTCTGGCCGGGTCAGCGGAGGAAGCCGTGGAGCTTGTCGTCGCCAATCTGCCGCCCTCGACCGGGCCCGGTCCCGTGCACTGA
- a CDS encoding PadR family transcriptional regulator has protein sequence MPLNASRNSLVLPILGLLVEQPAHGYDLTTRLRERYGHLPVTRSTVTTLLKALDKAGLVSARPPERVDNRPPRTAYQLTAAGLADFRRKVEAGVRDTPAASVDFVMAVAYVGVLPSEHASSILSGRADRLDQELAALSQLPDGDVLEVHMLEVAYWRTIVAAEVTWLRTLVRRMRTHEIAWPVRQIDQHGRADA, from the coding sequence GTGCCCCTGAATGCGTCCCGGAACAGCCTGGTGTTGCCGATCCTCGGACTCCTCGTCGAGCAGCCGGCACACGGTTACGACCTCACGACACGTCTGCGCGAGCGATACGGACACCTCCCGGTCACCCGCAGCACGGTCACCACCCTGCTGAAGGCGCTCGACAAGGCCGGTCTGGTCTCCGCCCGTCCTCCCGAGCGAGTGGACAACCGGCCACCACGTACGGCGTACCAGTTGACCGCCGCCGGTCTGGCCGACTTCCGCCGCAAGGTCGAGGCCGGGGTGCGCGACACCCCCGCAGCGTCCGTGGACTTCGTCATGGCGGTCGCCTATGTCGGAGTTCTTCCGAGCGAGCACGCGTCGTCCATCCTGTCCGGTCGGGCCGACCGACTGGACCAGGAACTGGCCGCCCTTTCGCAGCTCCCGGACGGCGACGTACTCGAAGTGCACATGCTCGAAGTCGCCTACTGGCGCACCATCGTCGCCGCCGAGGTCACCTGGCTCCGGACCCTGGTGCGGCGAATGCGGACACACGAGATCGCCTGGCCGGTCCGGCAGATCGACCAACACGGGAGGGCAGACGCGTGA